One genomic window of Psychrobacillus sp. INOP01 includes the following:
- a CDS encoding G5 and 3D domain-containing protein: MSNNSMKNLFFHSLRSKQTLVTVVSLLLFLAVVSFVLFEGTKKTVALTVNGEQQEILTHANTVGELLDDHQIVVANEDFLYPSVNTSIENNLSIEWEQARQIEITVDGEIQTLIATDDLVSEILAKANVAVTEHDAITPAANAEVGPDNKIAIEKAFGVKLLDGGEVKKVWSTSTTVADFLKQHNIQLSEFDRVEQKMDEVVVPNSEIQVVRVEKVTDVVEEETKFAVETKKEDSLLKGKEKVVQTGVNGTVSRTYEVVKENGKEVSRNMVSEKTIKEPTKKVVAVGTKVVTASVSRGANSSAAPSGGKEFYATATAYTAYCNGCSGITATGVNLKSNPNLKVIAVDPSVIPLGSKVWVEGYGYAVAGDTGGAIKGNKIDLFMPSKSQAYDFGRKKVLVKVLN, from the coding sequence ATGTCAAATAATTCCATGAAAAACCTGTTCTTTCATTCATTGAGGAGCAAGCAAACCTTAGTAACTGTAGTATCCTTACTATTGTTTCTTGCAGTCGTTTCTTTCGTTTTATTCGAAGGAACAAAGAAAACTGTTGCTTTAACAGTTAATGGTGAACAACAAGAAATATTAACGCATGCAAATACAGTTGGTGAATTATTAGATGATCATCAAATAGTAGTAGCCAATGAAGACTTTTTATATCCCTCAGTGAACACATCAATCGAAAATAATTTGTCGATTGAGTGGGAGCAGGCAAGACAAATAGAAATCACGGTAGATGGAGAAATTCAAACTCTTATAGCTACTGATGACTTAGTTTCAGAAATACTCGCAAAGGCAAATGTTGCAGTTACTGAACATGATGCTATAACACCTGCTGCAAATGCAGAGGTTGGACCCGATAACAAAATTGCTATTGAAAAAGCATTTGGAGTAAAGCTTTTAGATGGCGGTGAAGTGAAGAAGGTATGGTCCACTTCGACTACGGTCGCTGACTTTTTAAAACAACATAACATTCAATTGAGTGAATTCGACCGAGTAGAACAGAAAATGGATGAAGTAGTAGTCCCGAATTCTGAAATACAAGTAGTGCGAGTAGAAAAGGTCACCGATGTAGTTGAAGAAGAAACAAAATTTGCTGTAGAAACGAAAAAAGAAGACTCGCTACTAAAAGGGAAAGAAAAAGTAGTACAAACCGGTGTAAATGGAACTGTCTCACGGACTTATGAAGTAGTGAAAGAAAATGGTAAAGAGGTCTCTCGTAATATGGTGAGCGAGAAGACGATTAAAGAACCAACTAAAAAAGTAGTGGCAGTCGGAACGAAAGTAGTGACTGCTAGTGTTTCACGTGGAGCAAATTCATCAGCAGCTCCATCTGGAGGAAAAGAATTTTATGCGACTGCGACTGCTTATACCGCTTATTGTAATGGATGTTCTGGCATAACTGCGACAGGAGTTAATTTGAAATCTAATCCTAACTTGAAGGTTATTGCTGTAGATCCTAGTGTTATTCCACTGGGTTCAAAAGTATGGGTAGAAGGCTATGGTTATGCGGTAGCTGGAGATACTGGTGGAGCTATCAAAGGAAACAAAATAGACTTATTCATGCCTTCTAAATCGCAGGCATATGACTTCGGTCGCAAAAAAGTACTTGTGAAAGTTTTGAACTAA
- a CDS encoding TatD family hydrolase has protein sequence MFIDTHVHLNADQYEDDLQEVINRALEANVKKMVVIGFDRITIERAMKLVEEYSFLYAVVGWHPVDAIDCTEEDLKWIEELAEHEKVVGIGEMGLDYHWDKSPKDVQQALFRQQIRLAQKVNLPIIIHNRDATEDVIRILQEEEAHLTGGIMHCYGGSVETAKQCIEMNFMISLGGPVTFKNAKKPKEVATEIPLEYLLIETDAPYLAPHPHRGKRNEPALVTLVAEEIARLKGITVEEVAEATTKNAEKFFDIKEQKM, from the coding sequence ATGTTTATCGATACACATGTACATTTAAATGCAGATCAGTATGAGGACGATTTGCAGGAAGTAATTAATCGTGCGTTAGAAGCTAATGTAAAAAAAATGGTGGTTATTGGATTTGATCGTATCACGATTGAAAGAGCTATGAAGCTGGTGGAGGAGTATTCTTTTCTTTACGCTGTAGTTGGATGGCATCCTGTAGATGCGATTGATTGTACAGAAGAGGATTTGAAGTGGATTGAAGAACTTGCAGAGCATGAAAAGGTTGTTGGAATAGGTGAAATGGGATTAGATTATCATTGGGATAAGTCTCCTAAAGACGTTCAACAAGCATTGTTTCGACAACAAATACGTTTAGCTCAGAAGGTAAATTTGCCGATTATTATCCATAATCGTGACGCAACAGAAGATGTGATACGTATTTTACAAGAGGAAGAGGCACATCTTACAGGTGGTATCATGCATTGTTATGGAGGAAGTGTTGAAACAGCTAAACAATGTATAGAGATGAATTTTATGATCTCACTTGGAGGACCTGTTACATTTAAAAATGCAAAGAAACCGAAAGAGGTAGCAACAGAAATTCCATTAGAATATTTATTGATTGAAACAGATGCACCCTATTTAGCTCCACATCCACATCGAGGAAAAAGAAATGAGCCCGCTCTTGTGACACTTGTAGCAGAAGAAATAGCTCGTCTAAAAGGAATTACAGTAGAAGAGGTAGCAGAAGCAACCACTAAAAATGCGGAAAAATTCTTTGATATAAAGGAACAAAAAATGTAA